A window of Festucalex cinctus isolate MCC-2025b chromosome 6, RoL_Fcin_1.0, whole genome shotgun sequence contains these coding sequences:
- the LOC144020908 gene encoding C-X-C motif chemokine 9-like — MALVVNSFALLLVVVAGFCIQLYRAHDFPGRCSCHNTIKFIRGNMSDFQVLEKRPGCDKTELIVTMSRPDNGTEKICMNTEGRLAKAFFRCWERINKDENRKIECIERKRKAE, encoded by the exons ATGGCTTTGGTTGTGAACAGCTTTGCTCTCCTGCTGGTCGTTGTGGCCGGATTTTGCATACAGCTCTATCGAG CTCATGACTTTCCTGGACGTTGCTCATGCCACAACACAATCAAATTCATCAGAGGCAACATGTCAGATTTCCAAGTGCTTGAAAAGAGACCCGGGTGTGATAAAACAGAACTCAT TGTGACTATGAGCAGGCCAGACAATGGCACTGAAAAGATCTGCATGAACACCGAGGGAAGGCTGGCCAAAGCTTTTTTTAGATGCTGGGAGAG GATAAACAAAGACGAAAACCGGAAGATCGAGTGCatcgaaagaaaaagaaaggcagAGTGA
- the LOC144020775 gene encoding uncharacterized protein LOC144020775: protein MTRRCVAMYCSQAKEKLYEWPKDNRARKWTTFVRTKRMNFTPSSRSVLCYKHFEDACFLNRSAYDKGFAKKLLLNATAVPTIHLPPQDQQQIQNPPAQRAAAANRERKRAVAEAIASAAPSEQEMADYEGQLLQDESCSNSQDDEVMPPHSVDKMMQTLKSCPPREKCKKRANYRSIGIQCNLGQTEPKRKKVCMSLVDTDSEEESDMEKDSQHIPEQDVEYIAGEDSDEDEPSSSDDEVTHVSFEEIRSSESEDLHKQRKYLVFESSLITLLAVCVLCKGRSTCYRYVKGTLVKIQAVCTVCGNKHQWCNQPFVRNLPVLNVLLSSAILFAGCLPSKALRIFRFLNIQCHNKWAYFHHQATYIHEALTTTWTKKQCALLRSIKEKELVLGGDGRCDSMGHCAKYGSYNLMELDLNKVLTVHLVQNNKTGGSYGMELEGLKRCRQELEGFNVKVVITDRHCQVAKWIRENWTQVIHYYDCWHVVKGMCKKLDSLAKKKSMSVLKDWVQSLKCHLYWCALSSQTPEEKKQKWLACVDHLQNVHDNCLHPPITTHKAWLLPGTEVNVAVVELLTKTMFVNDVMKMSHLGQTSGVEAFHSVVNHFAPKMYNFSYKGMKSRIILAAMHYNENAGRPQKVVKEGIHSYCIVYPKYKSGGYSLRKILVDATYDYVNDCLSEVMKLIDIPNKYRTGDVVVDPQFLTAAVNRPDKSNVIAEHHTRFLRK, encoded by the exons ATGACCCGGCGATGTGTGGCGATGTATTGTTCTCaagctaaagaaaagttgtacGAGTGGCCAAAAGATAACAGGGCACGTAAATGGACAACTTTCGTTCGCACGAAGCGAATGAATTTCACGCCATCGTCGAGGAGTGTTCTCTGTTACAAACACTTCGAAGATGCCTGCTTCCTCAACCGGTCTGCTTATGATAAAGGATTTGCAAAAAA GTTATTGCTCAATGCAACTGCTGTCCCAACAATTCACTTGCCTCCACAAGACCAGCAGCAGATTCAAAATCCACCTGCCCAGCGTGCAGCAGCAGCTAACCGAGAAAGGAAGCGAGCCGTAGCTGAGGCTATCGCCTCTGCAGCTCCCTCCGAACAAGAAATGGCTGATTACGAGGGTCAGTTATTGCAGGATGAATCCTGTTCAAACAGCCAAGATGATGAAGTTATGCCACCACATAGTGTGGATAAAA TGATGCAGACATTGAAGTCTTGTCCTCCACGTGAGAAATGCAAGAAGAGGGCAAATTACCGGTCCATTGGTATACAATGCAACTTGGGCCAAACAGAACCCAAAAGGAAAAAAGTCTGTATGTCACTGGTTGACACAGATAGTGAAGAGGAGAGTGACATGGAAAAGGACAGTCAACACATCCCAGAGCAAGATGTGGAATATATTGCAGGAGAGGACAGCGATGAAGATGAACCAAGTTCATCAGACGATGAAGTGACACATGTCAGCTTTGAAGAAATCCG GAGCAGTGAAAGTGAAGACCTTCACAAGCAGCGGAAGTACTTGGTGTTTGAGTCCTCCCTGATCACCCTCTTGGCCGTTTGTGTCCTTTGCAAAGGCAGAAGCACCTGCTACCGCTATGTCAAAGGGACACTGGTGAAGATCCAGGCTGTTTGCACTGTTTGTGGGAACAAGCATCAGTGGTGTAATCAGCCCTTTGTTAGAAACCTGCCTGTACTAAACGTCCTCCTCAGCTCAGCAATCCTGTTTGCTGGATGTTTGCCAAGCAAGGCTTTAAGAATATTCAG ATTCCTAAATATTCAGTGCCACAATAAGTGGGCGTACTTCCACCACCAGGCCACGTATATCCATGAAGCACTGACAACCACATGGACAAAGAAGCAGTGTGCTCTTTTGAGGTCCATTAAGGAGAAGGAACTGGTCcttggaggagatggaagatGCGACTCCATGGGTCACTGTGCCAAGTACGGGAGTTATAATTTGATGGAACTGGACCTCAACAAAGTGCTAACTGTTCATCTGGTGCAG AATAACAAGACTGGAGGAAGCTATGGAATGGAACTGGAGGGCTTGAAAAGATGCCGTCAGGAGTTGGAAGGCTTCAATGTGAAAGTTGTCATCACTGACAGGCATTGCCAGGTGGCGAAATGGATCAGGGAGAATTGGACCCAAGTAATCCATTATTATGATTGTTGGCACGTTGTTAAAG GTATGTGCAAGAAACTTGACTCCTTGGCCAAAAAGAAGAGCATGTCTGTCCTGAAGGATTGGGTACAGAGTTTGAAGTGCCATTTGTACTGGTGTGCACTTTCCTCCCAGACACCAGAGGAAAAGAAGCAGAAGTGGCTGGCATGTGTGGACCATCTGCAGAACGTGCATGATAATTGTTTACATCCTCCAATTActacacacaaggcatggctaTTACcag gtactgaagtcaatgtcgcagtggtggaactcctgacaaagaccatgtttgtcaacgatgtcatgaagatgtctcacctcggacagaccagtggtgtggaagcttttcacagtgtggtgaatcactttgccccaaagatgtacaacttctcgtacaaaggaatgaaaagcag aatcattctcgctgctatgcattataatgaaaatgctgggagaccacagaaagtggtgaaggaaggaatacactcctactgcatcgtttatcccaaatataagagtggtggctattctctgagaaagatattggtggatgcaacttatg